The window CCGGTTACTTCGGGGGTGGGGAATGCGCATAGCGGTGGATGGAAGGGTGCTGAGTCTGCCCGAAGCCCGCGGCATAGCCAGCTATCTTATGGAGATTCTCCGAGCGTGGCCGGAACAGCCGGAAGGGGAAGAGCGGGATGAATTCATCCTCTTTACGGAGGATGCAATTCCGGCCGAGCGCTACCGGTCTTCCGCTGATGTGCGGGTGGTGCATGTGCCCTCGGTGCGCGGCAGCCGGTTCAGGGTGTGGGATTGGTATTGTCTGCCAGCGGCGTTGAATGGCCGCGCCTATGATCTTCTGTGGACGCCGGCCAATGTCTCGCTTCCGGTGGGCGGGCTCAGGCAGGTGACCACCATCCACGATACCATCGTGCAGGAATGTCTTGTGCCCCGTTCGATGTTTGAACGACTTCTGCAACGGGTGGTGCTTCCCTATTGGTCAAGGCGTTACGCGGACAGGGTCATAACCGTCAGCGAATTTTCAGGCGGGCGGATCGCCAAGGTCTTCGGCTACAGTGCCGACCGGATATCAGTGGTGCCCAATGGCGCAACCTTTGCGGAACGCCGTTTCGGCGAGCGAGAGCAGGCGCGCGCCTTCCTCCGGGAAAAAACGGGGGTTGAGCGACGTTTCATTCTTGCACTCGGAGCTGAAAGCGCATGGAAGAACACGCAGGGTGCCATTGATGCCTTCACGCATGTTGCTCAGAAGCAGGCCGACATCGGGCTTGTGATCGCAGGGCTCCAGCCCCGGGTGCTTGCCGTGTTTTCCGAGCAGGTCAGGGCGGCCGGTCTGGCAGACCGGATCACGCTGCTCCCCTTTACGGACAGGGAAACGCGGGATGCATTGTATCAGGCCGCCGAGGTGTTTTTGTATCCGTCGCTGTTCGAAGGGTTCGGGCTGCCGCCGCTGGAGGCCATGGCCGCCGGTACTCCTGTGGTTGCCTCTGATGCGGCAAGCATACCGGAGGTGGTGGGCGATGCGGCGATACTGGTGGATGCCCGCAATGCCGGTGAAACCGCTGATGCTTTGCTGCACGTGCTGAATGATGCCGATGTCCGTGCGGCCCTGATCAGTGCCGGGGTGCAGAATATCCGGCGATTTGACTGGCGTGAAAGTGCTGCACGGCATAGAGCGATTTTTGCGGAATTGGCGGAAGAAAATCGGCA is drawn from Desulfovibrio mangrovi and contains these coding sequences:
- a CDS encoding glycosyltransferase family 4 protein, with translation MRIAVDGRVLSLPEARGIASYLMEILRAWPEQPEGEERDEFILFTEDAIPAERYRSSADVRVVHVPSVRGSRFRVWDWYCLPAALNGRAYDLLWTPANVSLPVGGLRQVTTIHDTIVQECLVPRSMFERLLQRVVLPYWSRRYADRVITVSEFSGGRIAKVFGYSADRISVVPNGATFAERRFGEREQARAFLREKTGVERRFILALGAESAWKNTQGAIDAFTHVAQKQADIGLVIAGLQPRVLAVFSEQVRAAGLADRITLLPFTDRETRDALYQAAEVFLYPSLFEGFGLPPLEAMAAGTPVVASDAASIPEVVGDAAILVDARNAGETADALLHVLNDADVRAALISAGVQNIRRFDWRESAARHRAIFAELAEENRHGR